One part of the Rutidosis leptorrhynchoides isolate AG116_Rl617_1_P2 chromosome 1, CSIRO_AGI_Rlap_v1, whole genome shotgun sequence genome encodes these proteins:
- the LOC139863083 gene encoding uncharacterized protein, with protein sequence MILRKVSGSNHQLGKTTINTIEISFEDLDHKLLRVTFHAQQDIPPENHPVIEDVNGIVEIEMEEADSVNEVTSSQDQEPSQDLSDKEIDNDWMPEDDNNFFTREDEGSKAFATSDNFNDNKCEENLQNSNISAQANNDIGSDKVNDSFVENSVNEVTSNKFVNIESDESLSEPIPAKAHADTPSHSASPNLTRQPNSTSTPEPSPISPTDPNDTKGLANPCFNLEAEVNEPNGDNISIDRTQPVNIDVDFGISLQDTFRKELPCKK encoded by the exons ATGATATTGAGGAAGGTGAGTGGATCGAATCACCAATTGGGAAAAACAACAATCAATACTATCGAGATCTCATTCGAAGATTTGGATCACAAACTTCTTCGAGTCACTTTCCACGCTCAACAAGACATCCCACCGGAAAACCACCCA GTCATTGAAGACGTAAACGGTATTGTGGAAatagagatggaggaagcagattctGTAAACGAGGTAACTTCGTCTCAAGATCAAGAACCGTCTCAAGATCTATCCGATAAAGAAATTGATAATGATTGGATGCCGGAAGACGATAACAATTTTTTCACCAGAGAAGATGAAGGATCAAAAGCGTTCGCCACTTCCGATAACTTCAATGATAATAAATGCGAAGAAAACCTACAAAATTCAAACATATCTGCTCAGGCCAATAATGATATTGGAAGTGACAAAGTTAATGACTCTTTTGTCGAGAATTCTGTAAACGAGGTAACTTCGAATAAATTTGTAAACATTGAGTCGGATGAAAGTCTTTCTGAACCCATTCCTGCTAAAGCCCACGCAGATACCCCATCTCATTCTGCCAGCCCAAATCTAACCCGTCAGCCCAACAGCACTTCTACACCCGAACCTTCACCTATAAGCCCAACAGATCCAAATGATACAAAGGGCTTGGCAAACCCATGTTTTAATCTAGAAGCTGAAGTCAACGAACCCAATGGAGATAATATATCTATAGATAGGACTCAACCTGTCAATATTGATGTCGATTTTGGTATATCACTGCAAGACACTTTCAGAAAAGAATTACCTTGCAAAAAATGA